One window of Serinus canaria isolate serCan28SL12 chromosome 3, serCan2020, whole genome shotgun sequence genomic DNA carries:
- the LOC103821527 gene encoding pre-mRNA-splicing factor CWC22 homolog — protein MDNRKDEKSRTLCATSEEGLKARGKEKRKRKRSRSRSSSVSSTSSSSSTSTSSSSSRSSTRSSSSSSSRDSPKSKSKKKKKEKHNKKKRKKENKMKKKKEKKKRKEKTGPVQLSKFFKNKKKNENYSMITGKKIKMKIKKTKEDIERDRNRAQLLEFLNSAL, from the exons ATGGATAACAGGAAGGATGAGAAAAGCAGGACGCTGTGTGCAACCTCAGAAGAAGGGCTGAAGGCCCGAG gaaaagagaaaaggaaacgAAAGCGCAGCAGAAGCAGATCCTCATCTGTTTCATCCACATCGTCTTCTAGCAGTACATccacttcttcctcctcatcacGTTCATCAACAAGGTCATCTTCTTCCAGTAGTAGTAGAG ATTCTCCTAAGTCTaagtcaaagaaaaagaaaaaagaaaaacacaacaaaaag aaaaggaaaaaggagaacaagatgaagaaaaagaaagagaagaagaaaaggaaagagaaaacaggacCTGTCCAGCTTTCCAAG ttcttcaaaaacaaaaagaagaatgaGAACTACAGCATGataactggaaagaaaattaagatgaaaataaagaagacTAAGGAAGATATAGAG AGAGACCGGAACcgtgcccagctcctggaattTCTGAACTCTGCCTTGTAA